A window of Mixophyes fleayi isolate aMixFle1 chromosome 10, aMixFle1.hap1, whole genome shotgun sequence contains these coding sequences:
- the MVD gene encoding diphosphomevalonate decarboxylase isoform X1, whose amino-acid sequence MKKVTCTAPVNIAVIKYWGKRNEKLILPINSSLSVTLHQDQLKTTTTVAASREFTEDRIWLNGKEDNINHPRLQSCLREIRRLARKRRSSGGHGGVSRILNDKVHICSVNNFPTAAGLASSAAGYACLVLYLSVYTLAKLYGVEGELSEIARQGSGSACRSMYGGFVQWLMGDRADGKDSLAQQVEAESHWPDLRILILVASAEKKHVGSTAGMQTSVETSPLLKFRAESVVPGRMEEMIEAIRKKDFEAFGQLTMKDSNQFHATCLDTYPPIFYLNQVSQRIISLVHRYNGHYGQTKVAYSFDAGPNAVIFTLEPTLNEFVEVVKRCFPPEANGDPYLKGLPVGPAPLSQELLSAVETDVCPGGICYMIVTQPGPGPAESADLSLDLLGPDGLPKPSA is encoded by the exons ATGAAGAAAGTGACCTGCACGGCTCCTGTAAACATCGCTGTCATCAAATACT GGGGGAAAAGGAACGAGAAGCTTATTCTGCCAATTAACTCGTCTCTCAGCGTCACTCTTCATCAGGATCAG CTGAAAACCACTACCACCGTAGCCGCAAGCCGGGAGTTTACCGAGGATAGGATTTGGCTGAACGGGAAAGAGGATAATATTAACCACCCGCGCCTGCAGTCCTGCTTACGTGAGA TTCGCCGCCTCGCCAGGAAGAGGAGAAGCAGCGGCGGACACGGCGGAGTCTCCAGGATTCTGAATGACAAGGTTCATATATGTTCCGTCAACAACTTCCCCACCGCTGCCGGACTGGCGTCATCCGCCGCAGGATACGCCTGTCTGG TTCTTTATCTGTCAGTGTACACCCTGGCCAAGCTGTACGGCGTGGAGGGGGAGCTGTCTGAGATCGCCAGGCAAGGTTCCGGCAGTGCCTGCCGCAGTATGTATGGGGGGTTTGTCCAGTGGCTGATGGGAGACAGAGCAGACGGGAAGGACAGCCTGGCGCAGCAGGTGGAGGCGGAGTCTCACTGGCCGGACCTGCGGATCCTGATATTGGTG GCCAGTGCTGAAAAGAAACATGTTGGGAGTACGGCGGGCATGCAGACCAGCGTGGAGACCAGCCCGTTACTCAag TTCCGCGCCGAGTCGGTGGTGCCGGGACGAATGGAAGAGATGATCGAGGCCATCAGGAAGAAGGACTTTGAAGCCTTTGGGCAGCTGACCATGAAGGACAGTAACCAGTTCCACGCTACCTGCCTGGACACCTACCCACCAATCTTTTATCTCAACCAGGTCTCGCAGAGAATAATCAGCTTGGTCCACCGATACAACGGCCATTACGGACAGACCAAG GTCGCCTACAGTTTTGATGCGGGTCCTAACGCCGTCATCTTCACGCTTGAGCCGACGCTCAATGAGTTTGTGGAGGTGGTGAAACGCTGCTTCCCACCGGAGGCTAACGGAGACCC ATATCTGAAGGGGTTGCCGGTCGGCCCAGCCCCTCTGTCTCAGGAGCTGTTGTCTGCTGTAGAAACCGACGTGTGCCCAGGTGGGATCTGCTACATGATCGTCACGCAG CCAGGGCCAGGTCCGGCCGAGTCAGCAGATCTCTCCCTGGATCTGTTAGGACCAGACGGGTTACCCAAACCAAGTGCCTGA
- the MVD gene encoding diphosphomevalonate decarboxylase isoform X2: MKKVTCTAPVNIAVIKYWGKRNEKLILPINSSLSVTLHQDQLKTTTTVAASREFTEDRIWLNGKEDNINHPRLQSCLREIRRLARKRRSSGGHGGVSRILNDKVHICSVNNFPTAAGLASSAAGYACLVYTLAKLYGVEGELSEIARQGSGSACRSMYGGFVQWLMGDRADGKDSLAQQVEAESHWPDLRILILVASAEKKHVGSTAGMQTSVETSPLLKFRAESVVPGRMEEMIEAIRKKDFEAFGQLTMKDSNQFHATCLDTYPPIFYLNQVSQRIISLVHRYNGHYGQTKVAYSFDAGPNAVIFTLEPTLNEFVEVVKRCFPPEANGDPYLKGLPVGPAPLSQELLSAVETDVCPGGICYMIVTQPGPGPAESADLSLDLLGPDGLPKPSA; the protein is encoded by the exons ATGAAGAAAGTGACCTGCACGGCTCCTGTAAACATCGCTGTCATCAAATACT GGGGGAAAAGGAACGAGAAGCTTATTCTGCCAATTAACTCGTCTCTCAGCGTCACTCTTCATCAGGATCAG CTGAAAACCACTACCACCGTAGCCGCAAGCCGGGAGTTTACCGAGGATAGGATTTGGCTGAACGGGAAAGAGGATAATATTAACCACCCGCGCCTGCAGTCCTGCTTACGTGAGA TTCGCCGCCTCGCCAGGAAGAGGAGAAGCAGCGGCGGACACGGCGGAGTCTCCAGGATTCTGAATGACAAGGTTCATATATGTTCCGTCAACAACTTCCCCACCGCTGCCGGACTGGCGTCATCCGCCGCAGGATACGCCTGTCTGG TGTACACCCTGGCCAAGCTGTACGGCGTGGAGGGGGAGCTGTCTGAGATCGCCAGGCAAGGTTCCGGCAGTGCCTGCCGCAGTATGTATGGGGGGTTTGTCCAGTGGCTGATGGGAGACAGAGCAGACGGGAAGGACAGCCTGGCGCAGCAGGTGGAGGCGGAGTCTCACTGGCCGGACCTGCGGATCCTGATATTGGTG GCCAGTGCTGAAAAGAAACATGTTGGGAGTACGGCGGGCATGCAGACCAGCGTGGAGACCAGCCCGTTACTCAag TTCCGCGCCGAGTCGGTGGTGCCGGGACGAATGGAAGAGATGATCGAGGCCATCAGGAAGAAGGACTTTGAAGCCTTTGGGCAGCTGACCATGAAGGACAGTAACCAGTTCCACGCTACCTGCCTGGACACCTACCCACCAATCTTTTATCTCAACCAGGTCTCGCAGAGAATAATCAGCTTGGTCCACCGATACAACGGCCATTACGGACAGACCAAG GTCGCCTACAGTTTTGATGCGGGTCCTAACGCCGTCATCTTCACGCTTGAGCCGACGCTCAATGAGTTTGTGGAGGTGGTGAAACGCTGCTTCCCACCGGAGGCTAACGGAGACCC ATATCTGAAGGGGTTGCCGGTCGGCCCAGCCCCTCTGTCTCAGGAGCTGTTGTCTGCTGTAGAAACCGACGTGTGCCCAGGTGGGATCTGCTACATGATCGTCACGCAG CCAGGGCCAGGTCCGGCCGAGTCAGCAGATCTCTCCCTGGATCTGTTAGGACCAGACGGGTTACCCAAACCAAGTGCCTGA
- the CYBA gene encoding cytochrome b-245 light chain translates to MGQIEWAMWANEQALASGLILLSGGIVAVAGQFKGWEYGAYSIAAGVFVSLLEYPRSRRKKGSTMERCGQKTLTSVVKAFGPLTRNYYVRAILHAGLAVPGGFILATILGTVCLGIAAIIYLLAAIRGEEWRPIEKQAPPKLRPAETIKQPPQNPPPRPPPEVRRKQADEGYSNPIPVQDEV, encoded by the exons ATGGGACAGATAGAATGGGCAATGTGGGCGAATGAGCAGGCGCTGGCGTCTGGACTGA TTCTCCTTTCGGGCGGCATCGTGGCGGTGGCCGGGCAGTTCAAAGGCTGGGAGTACGGCGCTTACTCAAT AGCTGCCGGGGTCTTTGTGTCACTCCTGGAGTACCCCAGGAGCAGGAGAAAGAAGGGCTCCACGATGGAGAGATG CGGACAGAAGACCCTGACATCGGTGGTGAAAGCGTTCGGTCCCCTAACGCGTAACTATTATGTCCGCGCCATACTACATGCAGG GTTGGCAGTGCCCGGCGGCTTCATCCTGGCAACGATCTTGGGCACAGTGTGTCTCGGTATTGCTGCCATCATTTACCTCCTG GCTGCGATACGAGGAGAGGAATGGCGCCCCATCGAGAAACAAGCTCCGCCTAAGCTCAGACCGGCAGAGACCATTAAGCAGCCGCCACAAAACCCTCCTCCTCGGCCGCCACCAGAAGTGCGCAGGAAACAGGCGGATGAGGGATATAGTAACCCCATTCCGGTCCAGGATGAAGTATGA
- the IL17C gene encoding interleukin-17C, producing MDFRAMCVLILLAVFSSNICNARHHPKHHLKHHHDVTFCFSDEELKKTPSSVLDNFVGHRMRWEQYTAWNLVSHLEDIKNRRKRSKRASETTCPNYNLLQTGERVEERSISPWAYRIDVDDTRYPQKLAFAHCLCQHCISSDTGRENSSLNSVLIKQEMLVLRKKSCPHNPALSTFVLEKLSVPVGCTCSIPRY from the exons TGTGTCCTAATCTTGCTGGCCGTTTTCTCCAGTAACATCTGCAACGCCAGGCATCACCCCAAGCATCACCTTAAGCATCACCATGACGTCACGTTCTGCTTCAGCGATGAAGAGCTGAAGAAGACACCTTCCAGTGTTCTGGATAATTTTGTTGGCCACAGAATGCGTTGGGAACAATACACCGCATGGAACCTGGTCTCCCATCTGGAGGACATCAAGAATAGGAGAAAGAGAAGCAAGAGGGCATCAGAGACAACATGCCCAAATTATAACTTGTTACAGACTGGTGAAAGGGTGGAGGAACGCTCAATCTCACCATGGGCTTATCG GATCGATGTTGATGACACCCGCTACCCACAAAAGCTGGCATTCGCTCACTGTCTCTGCCAACACTGTATTAGTTCCGACACTGGCAGGGAGAACAGCTCTCTAAACTCGGTTCTGATCAAACAAGAAATGCTGGTCTTGCGTAAGAAATCGTGCCCTCACAACCCGGCCTTGTCCACCTTCGTCTTGGAGAAACTGAGCGTCCCCGTGGGATGCACCTGTTCTATACCTCGGTACTGA